Sequence from the Psilocybe cubensis strain MGC-MH-2018 chromosome Unknown contig4, whole genome shotgun sequence genome:
aAGACGTAACGTTATGGACGTACAGGGGCAGCAGGTGTATAAAAAGGACACGGACTAACGGgcttttttcctcatcccctctcctctcctcttctcacattctcttctcccgCTCTCCGCTCAATGCCCTTGTCAGCCCGCCCCTCTCCAACATCCTACactcgcactgcactgcCAATGGACGGGAACGCACCGGTACGAGTCAACGTGCCCACGACGCCGTGAGTATTCCCCATCCCTCCCCTGAGCTGCGCCACGTCTGACCCTCCCTTCGCAGGAACACGTTTGACGACGAGTAGAGGATCTGGGAGGTAGAGGTCGGAGTCGGCGACGCGCCATAAATGCCACGCTGGCATGTCGACCGGGGCATCGAGGGCAGCGCACGGTGAGCCTCTAACATTTGTTTTCGCATCACActccgccaaaccgcctTTCTCTGCAGGTTGCCACGCCATCGAGACGACGCGGGACTCGAATGCGCgtgctcagcgagcttgaggacgggGTAAGTAAATGCATTATTCGACGGGTATCATTgttgactgacctggacacgcagaacctTGCATGTGTGTTCCCAAGAGTCGGACACGTCGTCGAAACTGTAAGTCAGTCCACACTCGTCAGCAACCGCCTGTGATTGACAACCGCTGCATCAAgacctgcgcctgctcagcgagcttgaggacggagTAAGTAAAcaagctattcaacatggaacactgctgactgacctggacacgcagaacgaCCTTGAATCCGTGTTCCCGAGCGGCGGAAACGCTGTCGAAAGTGAGTGCATGCTTTGTTCGTCAGACCGCCCGTGATTGACCACCCAATACCAAGGCCGTATCGATTGGGGGGCAGGGAACAATGAGACCTATGCAAAAGTAAGTTGTCGTGTCGTTCACCGTGAACCAGCCTGAACTAACCTGACCTAGACACACAGAGCACCCCCAATCTATTCAAAGGCCTACATCCGTTCAACCGGTGCAGCTCGACACATGCGCTCCGCTCGTTGTGAATCGCCCCTTGACAGCCCGCCTTGCTGCGGATTCCAGTACGCGATTGGGGAATGGACTGGACGCGGTGGtgatgtggtggatgtgtgaGTACGCTGAGATGTTAGTAGGGAATGACTTGGAATGACCACACACAAGTACAGGTTGTGGTGTTGCCGTGGTTTCGCATCGGCCGCATATACCGTGGAGATGTGGAGGGAGGTGCCTAGTCGGTGTCCTAAGGATGCCATTGCAGGTTAGTTGACCCGTTGTTCAACGCGAGTCATGTCAAACTTACCTGAGATGTACATTGCAGGTCTGCGCTACCCTAAAATCTGGCTCTCCAATATCCCAGGCGGCACTCCTGTTGAATGCGAGTCGGGAACGCCGCAGCAAGGTACGTGACTCGTGTTCTGAACAGTTGTGACTGGGGTATAACGCGTTGTTGATAgggtggtgctgatggaaagGATAACAGCAGGCAAGGGCATTCGTATCGACGCGTATGTCCCATATACGGGCAATGTCGATTCATAGCGGGAGCCGCTGCCTGATTGCCTGCTCCCGTGCATTCGCCTTCAAACACGCTGAGACGCAGCTCCGCCCGCGTGCTGTCCCTCCATcggctcccctccctcccccgcctgctctccctcattctcccccaaccccccctcctccggaTCCAACCAACTCTCCTCAACCGTCACCTTGACCCTCCTCACATACTCCTTCATATTTTCCCTATACAACTGCGCCGCCTCCGCATTCGCCGGGCTATTCGGGTTCGGATCATGCAGCAAGCTCTGTATACTCGTCAATATCGCCGCGACGTCGTATGTGGGCGACCACCGGTTTTGCAGGATGTCGAGGCAGAGCTCGCTGTTCGCGTAGACGTTGGGGTGGAACATCCGCGAGAGGAATTTGACGGTGGGCGGTTTGTTGGGGTAGGACTCGTCGAATGTGAGGAGGAGCTTGAATGTGCCGTCTTCGAAGGGGGTGTCGCCTGTTGATAGGTGAGTGGCTGGGGgtgagtggggagaggaAACGCACCTGGCCCGAAGATGACAGCGTTCCAGAGCATAATATTGTCGGGGAGCGGACTGCCCGAGATCCCGCCTGGCGGGTCGGACGAGAGGCGCTTGAAGTCCCGGATGAGCCGTTTCTTGCAGTTCGTCGACATTGTTTGCTGAGTAAGATTGGGTCAAGTAATTCGGGTGGCTTTGGTTAAAgcgagagagggaggtgtgGTCGTGTCTGAATCGCGTGCTGTTAATGAGGGCACTGCGACTGTCGTCGTACACGTCGTCTCGTATGTGGTATGCGGTATTCTAATGATGGTATGCGATATGGATTGTAAAACCTGCAAACCCAACTTTAATTGTATCTTCCCCTACCAAACCAccctcaaaacatacctttgtacGTGCGTATATGCAAGCGTAAAGTCGTCTCAGGCGGCTggtatgaagaaacaagcaagtcagtctaactcagaagcagtggcagtggcaggccTCCTCATGTCACGCCCACTGACCGTGACCTGACTCCGCCGCATCTAATctggaaacaaacaatagcaacaacaatcactctgccgaaatgccgcaagttgactttgtcgttgtaagtatttcattcatccacaacggttgccctgaacgatgaggacgcTCTTTCACTCGCAACGGCGCTTGTTCGATTCCCCGCACCCATTGCGCTGTGTCCTGATTGCCCCCGCCGCCTGCTACAATCTTCAAAGTAGTCAACGTATCACTGTGATTTGACTTTGCCCTCGCCTACGGTCTGGTAAGCATACCACACACTGCAAAGTGCAAAGTGCGGACCACCGGACCCGACGCGCTCGTGCCTGTTTGGCCTCTACCGTGTCCGCGTCCATCAGCCCACACATGCACACACGCGCTATGCAAACATCACACCGGCACCCCTGACTCAACCCAACTCCCGCGTTCCAATGCGTTGAGATTTGCACTGTGTAGCGTATCTCGAGAACCACAGGGTATAGCACAACGACTCTCGATGTCTCAGGGATGCTTACTCTGAGCGCAACAATTCTCAAtgacagagacaaagcaggacattttttgtattttaagaACACACTTTTGTAAAATTCTAAccaaaaaaggcaaaatctatttataactgaaaaaaagagccttgtccacaatgtccaaccctcttctggtaacaaacttcaagggtttcccctcccccgaagggcagagaaacaaagtgaCGGGGTGAGGTCCCCCGACACATGGTGGGTTAGTAGCAGAAACAGCGGGAAGGGGCATAAAAAGTCAGTGGGGCAAGTCCATAGCCCTACCGTAAAGCTCCGAAAACATACCTAAGCAGGTTTCTAGATAAATACAAGTCTGCGAGAGATTCAGAATACAACTTACTTGGTAAAGTTTTTGTCATTCAATGGATGCAACGGCAGCAGGCGGCATCGGTGTCAACtacaatcaaagtcagtcacagtctattcaaagtacaattctacagacttaccattccgaatctcgctcgacggacggaaatacatagcgtcgaggGTTTTTGCTTGTAAGAAATTTCTAGAGTCAAAGTTAGCAGTAGTTTAGGGAAAGTAAAATCAAGCCCACGTACCAACTATcgtgtcaaagcactcgtgcAGATGCCCCATCCTGCTCGTCGGACGTCGATATATGGTCTCAAGGTAAATCTAGAGCCAAGGTCAGTAAAAATCCAATAAATGAAtgccatacatacatacctcaACGGGCACACAGCTAACAACGcctgctcggcggacggcgatacgtcgtgtcaaggcaaaatctagggtcacgggTCAGTGATAATTAATGCAAACCAAGTTGAAGTACACTTACCACTTGGTGTAGATCCTcacactcggtcggcggacgtcgatacatcatgtcaaagcaaaatctagggtcacggtcagctttaattaatgcaaagcaTGTCGAAGTACACATACCACGGGTTTTAGATCCCcacactcggtcggcggacgtcgatacattgtgtcaaagcgaatctagggtcaaggtcagtctttgtacattaaataaaactaaaacacacatacctatgcaccagaggtccaatcccggtcagcggacggcgatacgtcgtgtcaaagtctagagtcagagtcagtctctgtacattaaataaaagtaaaccacacatacctgtacaccagaggtccaaccccgcttggcggacgtcgatacgtcatgtcagagcaaatcggggtcacccagacatccaatcccactcggcggacgtcgatacgttgtgtcagagcaaatctgaggtcaaggtcagtgtgagtacatatcataaaagtaatacacacatacctgaagaccagaggtccaatcccgctcgccggacgtcgatacgtcgtgtcagagcaATATCTAAGGCCAGGGTTAGTCACAACTTGTTCAACGAATGCTACAGCACACTTACCACAATAGTGAGGAGGCAGGTAACAGGcgcgctcggcggacggcgatacgtcgtgtcaggacTAAATCTTGGGATAAAATCAGTCTCCGTTTGGTAAATAAATGATACACAACttaccagctcgccggaacgcgatacatagcgtcgggcTATGTTAACAGGGCATAAATCCttggatcaaagtcagtctcacttcttcaacaaacatcacagcacataccAGGTCGGCGGAACACGATATATAGTGTCGAAGCAATTCCATGTCGAGAGGGGTAGCACACCACCATACTGACAGCATGGGTACAaagtagatggataaaaaaaacccaatatcagagttctctttatacctttttcaccccaaactttttcaaagcccgcTCTCAGTCACGTAgcaacacttctttctagcttcatcatttttactagCTTCGCTTCCGAATATTTCCTCATGCCATAACTTTGCATAATAGGAGACCTTTACATCCCTTTCTCCACTCCCTCAAACGTGGAATATCAAGCCACAGTGCACCACAAGGCACAAAACTCACTCGCCAAGTCGCAATTGGCTCAAATTCATGTCCCGTGCAGTAAAAAACCTCACTCCTATCAAGTGAAAATTGTTACGCCATTTTGTAATACCACGTACTAATCTTTGGTAAAGGTCCTcgtttcaatttctacagCACATCTAGCTCTGATTTCAATGCAGTAATAGCGTTATCTTCTCCCCAaagt
This genomic interval carries:
- a CDS encoding Ubiquitin-conjugating enzyme E2 2, which encodes MSTNCKKRLIRDFKRLSSDPPGGISGSPLPDNIMLWNAVIFGPGDTPFEDGTFKLLLTFDESYPNKPPTVKFLSRMFHPNVYANSELCLDILQNRWSPTYDVAAILTSIQSLLHDPNPNSPANAEAAQLYRENMKEYVRRVKVTVEESWLDPEEGGLGENEGEQAGEGGEPMEGQHAGGAASQRV